AAAGTCCACCGCATCCCAAATAACCGTATTTTCAAACTCCTCACCCCAATTTGCAGCATAGGTAACGGATCCATTGTAGAATTGCTTGATTTGATGAATCATGGTTCGCCATTTTTCGGGGTGCTTCAAAGTTGCTTTTGCAAACTCAACCCCGACACAAAGCACTTCAAAATCATGGATTTCTGCCAACATTGCATAGTGCAGCATCCAATGGTAATACCGTTCAAAAAAAATATCCCATTCTTCTTGTGTATTGAAGTCGACATCACCAGGCCAACTTCCTCTCACCCAAATTTGGGGCTTCAAAACAGTTGCCATGCCCAGTTTTTTGGATTGAAAAGCAGCGTGAACCACACTTTCATCATTCTCAGTACCTGGTCTTCGCCACAAACGCATATCCGTAGGCTGCAAGGAATTGGGGTTTCTAATACCTGAGTAGGGAACAATCGCAACAGTATTGCTACCCAATCGCCGCAAAGCCTTTAGTGCTTCTGTTGCTTGTTGCGAACCGTAGCCATCGTAGATATTGTAGCCTTCATGTGCAAAATTGAAGCCTTTGAAGTAAGGAAGAGTTTTTGTTTTTTTGACTTGTTGATTTTCTGTTATTTGAGGTAGATATTTTGTACTTAATTGGGTTAAAAATTCTAGCCATTCGATTTCTAATGGAGCTATTTCTTCTGCTCCAAACTGGACTTTGGCGTATTGCTTCAAAAAATCCGCTTTTCCCCAATGCTGCAATAAAAAGGCTGCAAACGCTCCAGACATTGCGCCCATCACCACAGGTGATTGTTGCTCAAAGACATCGTTTTGCAGCAAACTTTCCAGAGATAGCATATTGCCCGAAAGATGGAGTTTGCTTGCCCAATATTCGTAACCGTTTATTTGCCAATGATTAGAGAAATAGATACCCAAACCTGTTTCCAATGCTTTTGTTTTGGGTTCGCCTAATGAGTGCCGAAGTAATAGTTGGTTTTCTAACTGCAAAAAATTGTTATCATAAACTTCATTGAAGACAATGTGTGCGGTATTTGTTTGAAAATCAATCGAATTTTGGTCTGTATTTTGGATAGACAAACCTTTGATTTCGGCAGACGAATAGAGGTAGCAGTTGATTTTCTGCAATGTATTTTTTTGGCCTACAAAATTTTCTATCTGTTCAAAGGTGGTTTCCATTTCGATAATCAAACTATCTAACTTAGTAGCCTGAAAGACAGTATCTACGCACATGAATCGGTAATGTGTTGTTTCCTTCAATAATTGGGGTATGGGAATAACCGTAGTAGCTATTTTTTGGGGAATGAAACTGGAGCTGACACTGTTTTCAATTGAAGGAATGGATTGTTTATCGCTTTGACAACCTGTAAATGGAAGATGGATTAAAAATATAATAAAGACTATTGCTTTCATGAAGTTGGTCATTAAGAATTGACGTTGAAGAACAAAGTCAAAGTTAATACATCCCTTTCATTCATCAACATTTACTCAACTTATATCGAACTCAATTCTTTTGGATTTTTTTTGAACTTTTTTAAATGTTTGCTAATAGTAAAATGGACGGTTGCGCCTTCTCCAAGCACTGATGTCACCCATATTTTACCTCCATGCAATTCTACTACTTTTTTGCAATGTGCCAAACCTATGCCTGTGCTTCTTTCGTGTTGATGGCGGTTATTTAGCCGTTTATAAATGACAAAAATCTGTTCGTGGTGCTCAGAAGCGATTCCAATCCCATTATCGGACACAGAAAATTGCCAATGATCTTTTTCAGCATTGAAGCCAATGGTAATGCTAGGCGGAATATTGGGTTTCTGATATTTGAGCGCATTGCTGATGAGGTTTTGAAAGAGACTTCTCAGTTCGGTTTGATGCCCTTTGACAATCGGCAAGTTATCAAATGAAATAATGGCATTTTTCTTTTTTATGACCACAGAATAATCCACAACTATATCTCTCATTAAATCATTCAAATTGGTGAGTTTTGGATTAGAATATTTTCCGATGGTTGAATAGTTGAGTAAATCATTTATCAAACGCTCCATGTGTTTGGAAGATTCTTGTATATAATCAACGTAAGCATGTGCTTGTTCGCTAATATCACTTTCAAATTCTTCTTTCAGCAAATCTGAAAAAGCAAGAATATTGAGTAAAGGTTCTCTCAAATCATGGGAAGCAAGGCGTGCAAAATTTTCGAGTTGCATATTGCTTTCTATGTACTTTTGCAGTTCTTGATTTTTTTGGGCAATTTCCTGCTCGGCTTTTACTTTTTCGGTAGCATCATTGTAAACGGCGTTGATGCCATAAGGCTGATTGTTTTCGTCCTTCAAAATGATAGAGGTACCTTCTACAAACAAAAAACTACCATCTTTTCGGACTATTCTTCTCCTAAAAATGTCATAGGGAATTTTCCCTGTAATGAGTTTTTCGAACTGCTTCATTACTTCAGGCAAATCTTCGGGAGCGATGTAGTTGGCAAAACTAGTTCCGATAGGAGATATATCTGTGATGAAACCTGTAAGCTCATTGGATCGAGGAGAAGAATAGGTAATGATTCCATTCATATCGGTTTGTATGATGCCAAAATGATTGTTTTCTACCAGAGATTTGTACTTAGCTTCCGATTGTTTTAAGGCCTGTTCAACTTTTATTTCTTCTGTAATATCCCTTATAATATCACGTGAACCAATAAACTTCCCTTTTTCATCATATTTTGCCACTGCGCTTATCTCTACATAATAAATGCTACCGTCTGGTTTGGTAATTCGTTGTCGAAAGTTTTTTACAAAACCTTGTTCTTTTAACTGTTTGAGGAAGTGTTTGCTCCTTTCTTTATCATCACTACCTATGACTGAAGGAATAAAAAATGGCTCACCTTCTTTTATTCCAAGAAGCTTTGCCGCCACTTTGTTGTAATTGGTAATGTATCCTTTATTATCCCATTCAAGTATTGCTTCATAAACATTGTCAAACAGATCAGTCAGTGTTTTTTTAGATAGTGCCAATGCTTTTTGCTGTTCTCTAAGCAGTGTAATATCTTCACCAAAAATATAAGCACCTATATTTTCCCCTTCGTCATTGTAGGCTGGCGTATAGGTTATATTACAGTTTACATCTTTGCCTTCTTTGTTGGTATAGGCTAATTCATATTGAATAATTTCGCCCTCAAAAACTCTGTCAATCATAGATTTTACAATATTATTGAAGAGATCTGTTCCTAAAATACTCTTAATGTGTTTTCCTTTTAAATTATTGGCTGTTCTTCCAAACCATTCATTGTACCGTGAATTATTGATTTGATAGCAATAATTCCTATCTACATAAGCCAAACTAAAGGGCATTGCATCGGTGATATCCTTCAATTGAGCTTCCTGATTTTTTATCTTTTTTTCTTTTTCCTCCAACTCTTTTTGTTGGTATTCTTTCAATTGTTCATTGCTTTTCTCTAATTCTTGAATGGTGATATTGAGAAATTCTTCGGTAATACCCTTATCTTTTTGAAGTCGTTCAACAGCAAAACTTTTCCTCTTCCATTGTTTTTCCAGCTCTTGCAACTCTGCATTAATCTGGCTTTCAATAGAATCAGGAATGGAAAGTCCATTGAGTAAATCTCTTAAGCTTTTTAAAAAATCCATTTCTTTATTTTTCCTTCAAGGTTACTAAAGAACAGGTTTCATTGTGAAATTCACAAATATTTCGTTCATCAGCACTCCCAATTTCACCATAAGACATATATCCGACCATGGGTTTTTTCCAGATGTTATAAATTCCCTCAACTTCATCATCAAACATAGGCCCGAATGAATATTGTCTTCCTGCACATGAAGTCATAATTAAGGCATCAACTTGTGCTACTTCTTTCGAAAATTTTTGATATTCTTCAATAGTTTTATCAACTACTTGAAAATTGGGTGTAGGACAAAATTTAAAGATATCTCCTTCTCTTACAGCTCCTGCCAAAATCAATGCACTGTTTTTGAAGTCATAAATCAATGTTGAACGCATTATTACATTGCCATCTGGACGGGTTATTTTGAGTGGATACTGTCCCGGAATGGTGAACAATTCTTCACCTCCTTCTTTGGCTTGGAATTCAAGATTGCCAAAATACCTTCTAAACATATCTAAGGCAGGTTTGCCATCAATTTCAAACAATACATTGGCATCTGCTTTGGTGACAGTGTGCCATTTACCCAATTCATTCCAACCACTAAAAGCAAGTCCTTTTATCTCAATAGCATCTGTGTCAATTATCAAGGCAACAATCCCAAAAGGCCTCAAACTATCGGAGGTGTAAGTGTGGGTTGCTATCTGCCGAAAATTATCTGCTGCCAAACCACCATAAATCGGGATATCTCTTTTCATTATTCGCTTGATATTGTTTACTATGCTTTCTCCATCAATGGTAACACCGCTGGAATAAACAAGGATACCTGGATTTGTGAATGTATTTTTTGCCATCTCCCCCAATGCAGCAGCAGCTCTATCGGCTTTTTTATTTTCATATGCTTGCTCAAAAACTTTGAAGTGAGCAAGATCCATTTCCAAAAATAAAATTGATAGACTATTGATTAAGGTAGTATTGTTTGAGATTTCACCCGCACTGGTACAACCAATCAATTCAATATTGTTGTCTCTGAAGATAGCGTTTATATTGTGAAAATCAAAGTCTGGTGAACTAAATGCAATAGCGACAGTAGGTTGAAAGTCCTCACTTCGAATGTTTGCCAGAGTTGTCTTCAATTCTTCAATGCTGGATACTGCTATTGATTTTGATTGCATATATAGGATTTATAGGTTTTTGGAAATGGTGAAATAGAAAGTACTCCCTTCATGAGGTTTTGAATGTACCCAAATTTTACCATCATGTCTTTCCACAATTGTTTTGCACATCGCCAAACCAATACCTGTACCTTCATATTCAGAATTGTTGTGTAGTTTTTCGAACAGCAAAAAAATCTTTTTTAACGAAACCTCAGAAATACCAATGCCATTATCTTTAACTGCAAATAACCAATTATCTTTCTCAAACTTGGCAGTGATTATTACTTTGGGAGGCGATTTTGAGCCAGCAAATTTAATCGCATTGGAAATAAGATTTTGAAATAATTGACGGATTTGAGAATAATCTCCTCTAATCAATTCTGGTATATTATGTAATTCAATAGTTGCATCTTTTACTTCTATGCTTATATTGAGTTCCTGAAGCAATAATTCCAATAATTTCTTAAGTTCTACTACTTCAATGTTTTGTTTTTGAGTATTCACTCGAGAGTAAGTCAGTAAATCTTCTGTTAGTCGCTTCATATTTGCGGCAGAAAAGTTAATATGTTCCAATATCTCTAGCTCTTCCTCATTCAGTTTCTGGTCTATACTCATTTTCAATATTTCTGTCAGCCCCATGATATTTGCCAATGGTGTGCGTAAGTCATGAGCAGCAATATAGGCGAAATTTTCCAAGTCACTATTAGAAGCAATGTATCTTTTTAGTTCATTATTTTTTTCCTCCAATATGACTTCTTTTTCTTGAAGTTGAGTGATGTTTTTATTTAATTCTTTGGTTCGTTCTTTTATCTTTTGTTCCAATTCATCATTTCGTCTGCGTATGAAAATTTCTCTTCGGCTCTGAATTAGGAAAAGCCCTAACCATACTGCTAAAACCATCAATAAAATAAACCACCAAGTCTGCCATATTGGAGGTTTAATGTTGATTTTGAGTACCGTAGGCTGACTCCAAACACCTGCATTGTTTTTAGCTTTTACTTTAAAAGTATATGTATTAGGGGCTAAATTTGTGTATGTCACACTATTGCGTTCCCCTATATTCATGCAATCATCGTCAAAGCCTTCCAATTGATAAGCGTATTCATAATGTTCAAAGGACATAAAATCCAATACTGCATATTCAAACGTAATCAATTGATGCTTATAAGAAAGCATAATCTCCTTAGTATGGTTGATACACCTCGTAAGAATGGGTTTACTTAAATCTTTATCTTTTACACCTACAATCACTGATTTATTGGCTATTTTAAAATCTGTGATTTGAAGTATGTTAGAAAATGTATCTTCAATTATATCACTCCCATGAAAACTATTAAAACCGTCAATACCACCAAAATACATTTTTCCATTGGGTGCAGAATAGATTCCTCGAAACTCAAAATTATTGACCAATCCTTGTTTACGGTAATATTGCGACAAAACATCTTTGGTCGGGTCATAGGAATATAATCCGTCATTGGTGGTAAACCATACACGTTTTTGATTGTCAAGAGTGATTCCTAATATTTCACCACTTATATCATCATTCAAGGTTCTATTCTGGTAAAAGGAATCCTGCTCCATATTGTATTCTTGAATACCTGATTGTAAGCCAGCCCAAATACTGTTTCCAATCAATTCGATGTCATACAAAAAATTGCTATTAATGCTATTCGGATTTTGTGGATCAGTTTCATAATGTGTGAATGTAAAGTTTTTATCACTCTTCCAGTCCAACCGATTCAAACCACCTCCACCAGTTGCTATCCAAAAAATGCCATTTTTGTCCTCTATAATATCGAAAACATTTTCTCCATGCAAACTATTGGGGTTGGCAAGGTCGGAAAAGAAAGAAACAT
The Chitinophagales bacterium genome window above contains:
- a CDS encoding PAS domain S-box protein, translated to MDFLKSLRDLLNGLSIPDSIESQINAELQELEKQWKRKSFAVERLQKDKGITEEFLNITIQELEKSNEQLKEYQQKELEEKEKKIKNQEAQLKDITDAMPFSLAYVDRNYCYQINNSRYNEWFGRTANNLKGKHIKSILGTDLFNNIVKSMIDRVFEGEIIQYELAYTNKEGKDVNCNITYTPAYNDEGENIGAYIFGEDITLLREQQKALALSKKTLTDLFDNVYEAILEWDNKGYITNYNKVAAKLLGIKEGEPFFIPSVIGSDDKERSKHFLKQLKEQGFVKNFRQRITKPDGSIYYVEISAVAKYDEKGKFIGSRDIIRDITEEIKVEQALKQSEAKYKSLVENNHFGIIQTDMNGIITYSSPRSNELTGFITDISPIGTSFANYIAPEDLPEVMKQFEKLITGKIPYDIFRRRIVRKDGSFLFVEGTSIILKDENNQPYGINAVYNDATEKVKAEQEIAQKNQELQKYIESNMQLENFARLASHDLREPLLNILAFSDLLKEEFESDISEQAHAYVDYIQESSKHMERLINDLLNYSTIGKYSNPKLTNLNDLMRDIVVDYSVVIKKKNAIISFDNLPIVKGHQTELRSLFQNLISNALKYQKPNIPPSITIGFNAEKDHWQFSVSDNGIGIASEHHEQIFVIYKRLNNRHQHERSTGIGLAHCKKVVELHGGKIWVTSVLGEGATVHFTISKHLKKFKKNPKELSSI
- a CDS encoding FIST N-terminal domain-containing protein yields the protein MQSKSIAVSSIEELKTTLANIRSEDFQPTVAIAFSSPDFDFHNINAIFRDNNIELIGCTSAGEISNNTTLINSLSILFLEMDLAHFKVFEQAYENKKADRAAAALGEMAKNTFTNPGILVYSSGVTIDGESIVNNIKRIMKRDIPIYGGLAADNFRQIATHTYTSDSLRPFGIVALIIDTDAIEIKGLAFSGWNELGKWHTVTKADANVLFEIDGKPALDMFRRYFGNLEFQAKEGGEELFTIPGQYPLKITRPDGNVIMRSTLIYDFKNSALILAGAVREGDIFKFCPTPNFQVVDKTIEEYQKFSKEVAQVDALIMTSCAGRQYSFGPMFDDEVEGIYNIWKKPMVGYMSYGEIGSADERNICEFHNETCSLVTLKEK
- a CDS encoding two-component regulator propeller domain-containing protein; the protein is MTKDIIQDREGFIWVGTSNGLNRFDGKNFRIFKQESNNPQSISDSYVNCLFEDSKGTLWVGTVKGGLCRYRNDGIFDIFKHNPNIPTTISNNHIRCIYEDSKGMLWIGTQNGLNKFDTKTEQFESYLPDPNSDISLPQQSVISILEDSHERLWVGTEAGGIALYIPPNTIEGRGEGSFLNINKGKGVQLKSNNIGSLLEDKEGRIWVGVFDGGLHILIPPSDCEEYAHCSPEDFKFIKIEHHNSNGKGSDVILSLLLDASNTLWVGDIYGINKMSLEPFEGKSIQMINEEVEFDYLPFNMIQTVGTTNLNINKIFQDKSGLLWFASTKGIYQYYGHQLKFKIFLNEYTTENELSIISFLEDKDGVHVWLGTSKKDLLRYNKKNGKIDKYSFSTSNGQVLGFASSLFEDKSGTLWVGTWYGELFSIKNRNDTPEYDYHPLPELSKLDAIDVIWKIIQDKKGNLWICSHSGLIRYDIATKQDVSFFSDLANPNSLHGENVFDIIEDKNGIFWIATGGGGLNRLDWKSDKNFTFTHYETDPQNPNSINSNFLYDIELIGNSIWAGLQSGIQEYNMEQDSFYQNRTLNDDISGEILGITLDNQKRVWFTTNDGLYSYDPTKDVLSQYYRKQGLVNNFEFRGIYSAPNGKMYFGGIDGFNSFHGSDIIEDTFSNILQITDFKIANKSVIVGVKDKDLSKPILTRCINHTKEIMLSYKHQLITFEYAVLDFMSFEHYEYAYQLEGFDDDCMNIGERNSVTYTNLAPNTYTFKVKAKNNAGVWSQPTVLKINIKPPIWQTWWFILLMVLAVWLGLFLIQSRREIFIRRRNDELEQKIKERTKELNKNITQLQEKEVILEEKNNELKRYIASNSDLENFAYIAAHDLRTPLANIMGLTEILKMSIDQKLNEEELEILEHINFSAANMKRLTEDLLTYSRVNTQKQNIEVVELKKLLELLLQELNISIEVKDATIELHNIPELIRGDYSQIRQLFQNLISNAIKFAGSKSPPKVIITAKFEKDNWLFAVKDNGIGISEVSLKKIFLLFEKLHNNSEYEGTGIGLAMCKTIVERHDGKIWVHSKPHEGSTFYFTISKNL